A genomic window from Streptomyces sp. NBC_00234 includes:
- a CDS encoding DedA family protein, whose product MITEVVGQLPPDSTQQAVGYPSLFLLVALGSLVPVVPTGALVSSAAVVAFHHEDPFALLVVFVVASAAAFLGDICLYWLGQRGVRSRNGSKWLRALSSRAAPERLAQAQEKLDEHGATVLVLSRLVPAGRIPVMLACLLGRMPLRRFARGDVPACLAWAATYQLIGILGGALFPEPWQGVLAAVALTLLISAAPTVWRRLRVRFGHGPDGAAGQ is encoded by the coding sequence GTGATCACCGAGGTGGTCGGGCAGCTGCCGCCGGACTCCACCCAGCAGGCCGTCGGCTATCCGTCCCTCTTCCTCCTGGTGGCGCTGGGCTCCCTGGTGCCGGTGGTGCCGACGGGGGCGCTGGTGAGTTCGGCGGCCGTGGTGGCGTTCCATCACGAGGACCCGTTCGCGCTGCTCGTGGTGTTCGTGGTGGCGTCGGCCGCCGCGTTCCTCGGCGACATCTGCCTCTACTGGCTGGGGCAGCGGGGAGTGCGCTCCAGGAACGGCTCGAAGTGGCTGCGGGCCCTCAGCTCCAGGGCGGCTCCGGAGCGGCTGGCGCAGGCGCAGGAGAAGCTGGACGAGCACGGCGCGACGGTGCTGGTGCTGTCCCGGCTGGTGCCCGCGGGACGGATTCCGGTGATGCTGGCGTGTCTCCTCGGCCGGATGCCGCTGCGCAGGTTCGCCCGCGGGGACGTTCCCGCGTGTCTGGCCTGGGCCGCGACGTACCAGCTGATCGGGATCCTGGGCGGGGCGCTCTTTCCCGAGCCGTGGCAGGGCGTGCTCGCCGCGGTGGCCCTGACGCTGCTGATCAGTGCGGCACCGACGGTGTGGCGCAGGCTGCGGGTGCGGTTCGGGCACGGCCCCGACGGGGCCGCGGGTCAGTGA
- a CDS encoding MBL fold metallo-hydrolase encodes MEVTWWGHATCTIEDSGVRVLTDPLFVRRFAHLRRRRGAVPPPEAAAAELVLVSHLHSDHLHLPSLARLAPGSRLVVPAGAVRAVPGLRILRRVRGLHITEVDAGDEMKAGGLRVRAVPARHDGRRLPVGPHRSPALGYVVEGEARTYFAGDTGLFDGMAEAIGPVDVALLPVGGWGPWLGHGHLDATRAAEALTRLRPRSAVPVHYGTYWPVGMDAIRPHEFHAPGEEFVRQAARLAPEVAVHRLEHGERVRPEAAW; translated from the coding sequence GTGGAGGTCACCTGGTGGGGTCATGCCACGTGCACGATCGAGGATTCCGGGGTCCGGGTCCTGACCGACCCCCTCTTCGTGCGGCGCTTCGCGCATCTGCGCCGCCGCCGCGGCGCGGTGCCGCCGCCCGAGGCCGCCGCCGCCGAGCTGGTGCTCGTCTCGCACCTGCACTCCGACCATCTCCATCTGCCCTCGCTGGCCCGGCTCGCCCCCGGCAGCCGACTGGTCGTGCCCGCGGGGGCCGTCCGGGCCGTGCCGGGGTTGCGGATCCTGCGGCGGGTGCGGGGACTGCACATCACCGAGGTCGACGCGGGCGACGAGATGAAGGCGGGCGGACTGCGGGTGCGCGCGGTCCCGGCCCGGCACGACGGCCGCAGGCTGCCCGTCGGTCCGCACCGCTCACCCGCGCTCGGTTACGTCGTCGAGGGCGAGGCGCGCACGTACTTCGCGGGAGACACCGGCCTCTTCGACGGCATGGCCGAGGCGATCGGTCCGGTCGACGTGGCGCTGCTGCCGGTCGGCGGCTGGGGCCCCTGGCTGGGGCACGGCCACCTGGACGCGACCCGCGCCGCCGAGGCGCTGACCCGGCTCAGGCCGCGCTCGGCCGTCCCGGTGCACTACGGCACGTACTGGCCCGTCGGGATGGACGCGATCCGGCCCCACGAGTTCCACGCGCCCGGTGAGGAGTTCGTGCGCCAGGCCGCCCGGCTGGCCCCCGAGGTGGCGGTGCACCGGCTGGAGCACGGAGAGCGCGTGCGGCCGGAGGCCGCGTGGTGA
- a CDS encoding phage holin family protein, which produces MRVLVVWAVSTLTMLVLAGILPEFQLQSDDGDTITKTAFTAAWGAGAFGLLSALVWPLLVRALLIVPALVLGALVFFLNGSFLLIALRLIPDGRGVADPETAVVVAAVMSAVASATSTALAVRDDDAYRRRLSRLADRRRRRRGTAGTADGGRKGPPGTVFIQLDGVGHDALTKAAADGLMPTVAAWLTDRTGHRLMPWRTDWSSQTGASQLGILHGSNEDVPAFRWYEKETGTVMVSSRPASALELQRRAIARTHDGGLLTVDGASRGNLFSGGADQLALVLSMAARRGKGRRSRAGYFAYFSDPANAVRTALSFVAETCREIGQSTRARLRKETPRIKRGGLYPFIRAFATVVERDVVVAAVIGDMFAGRTAVYADLVAYDEVAHHSGPHSRDAERVLERLDRSLALITKVAEQAPRTYRIVLLSDHGQSPGETFAGKYGLTLKDLVRAGCGLPVPRRAQRTKSGSEARDAVRIALHRPVAAGDAEHPAKASDPVVLASGNLGLLSFPDIAGRASREEIDRRHPALLGTLANHPGIGFLLVRTEEHGSVVLGAGVEIPVSELKDGDGPLAVFGPGAADAVRRTDTFAHVADVMINSMYDPGTGTVHAFEEQIGSHGGLGGEQSRPFLLWPAGMTDPLDTAGTGGVLVGAEAVHRVLVCWLREASGPQVPLPPDAVPAPNADEQRPSAGDAVPGALG; this is translated from the coding sequence ATGCGCGTGCTGGTGGTCTGGGCGGTCTCCACCCTGACGATGCTCGTGCTCGCCGGGATCCTGCCCGAATTCCAGCTCCAGTCGGACGACGGCGACACCATCACCAAGACCGCCTTCACCGCGGCCTGGGGAGCGGGAGCGTTCGGTCTGCTCTCGGCGCTGGTCTGGCCCCTGCTGGTGCGGGCCCTGCTCATCGTGCCCGCGCTCGTCCTGGGCGCGCTGGTCTTCTTCCTGAACGGCTCGTTCCTGCTGATCGCGCTGCGCCTCATTCCGGACGGGCGGGGCGTCGCCGATCCGGAGACCGCGGTCGTCGTCGCCGCGGTGATGTCGGCCGTCGCCTCCGCGACCTCCACCGCCCTCGCCGTCCGTGACGACGACGCCTACCGGCGCCGGCTCTCCCGGCTCGCCGACCGGCGCCGCCGCCGCAGGGGCACGGCGGGCACCGCGGACGGCGGCCGGAAGGGCCCGCCCGGCACGGTGTTCATCCAGCTCGACGGGGTCGGTCACGACGCGCTGACGAAGGCCGCGGCGGACGGACTGATGCCGACCGTCGCCGCATGGCTGACCGACCGGACGGGCCACCGGCTGATGCCGTGGCGCACCGACTGGTCGAGCCAGACCGGCGCCAGTCAGCTGGGCATCCTGCACGGCAGCAACGAGGACGTGCCCGCCTTCCGGTGGTACGAGAAGGAGACCGGCACGGTCATGGTCTCCAGCAGGCCCGCGAGCGCGCTCGAACTCCAGCGCCGCGCCATCGCCCGCACCCACGACGGCGGTCTGCTCACCGTCGACGGGGCGAGCCGCGGCAATCTCTTCAGCGGCGGCGCCGACCAGCTCGCCCTCGTGCTGTCGATGGCCGCACGGCGCGGCAAGGGACGGCGCTCGCGCGCCGGGTACTTCGCGTACTTCTCCGACCCCGCCAACGCCGTCAGGACCGCGCTCTCCTTCGTCGCCGAGACCTGCCGCGAGATCGGTCAGTCGACACGGGCACGGCTGCGGAAGGAGACCCCGCGGATCAAGCGCGGCGGCCTCTACCCCTTCATCCGGGCCTTCGCCACCGTCGTCGAACGCGATGTGGTGGTCGCCGCCGTCATCGGGGACATGTTCGCCGGCCGCACCGCCGTCTACGCCGACCTGGTCGCCTACGACGAGGTCGCGCACCACTCGGGGCCGCACAGCCGGGACGCGGAGAGGGTCCTGGAACGGCTCGACCGCTCCCTCGCCCTCATCACGAAGGTCGCCGAACAGGCCCCGCGCACCTACCGCATCGTGCTGCTCTCCGACCACGGCCAGAGCCCCGGCGAGACCTTCGCGGGGAAGTACGGACTGACGCTGAAGGACCTGGTGCGGGCGGGCTGCGGACTGCCCGTTCCCCGGCGGGCGCAGCGTACGAAGAGCGGTTCGGAGGCACGCGACGCGGTCCGGATCGCGCTGCACCGGCCCGTCGCGGCGGGGGACGCCGAGCATCCCGCGAAGGCGTCCGACCCGGTCGTGCTCGCTTCGGGCAACCTCGGGCTGCTGTCCTTCCCGGACATCGCCGGGCGGGCCTCGCGCGAGGAGATCGACCGCCGTCACCCCGCGTTGCTGGGCACGCTCGCCAATCATCCGGGGATCGGTTTCCTGCTCGTACGGACCGAGGAGCACGGCTCCGTGGTGCTGGGGGCGGGCGTCGAGATCCCGGTGTCCGAGCTGAAGGACGGGGACGGGCCGCTCGCCGTCTTCGGTCCCGGTGCGGCGGACGCGGTGCGGCGCACCGACACCTTCGCGCATGTCGCCGACGTCATGATCAATTCGATGTACGACCCGGGCACGGGGACCGTCCACGCCTTCGAGGAACAGATCGGTTCGCACGGTGGGCTGGGCGGGGAGCAGTCGCGGCCGTTCCTGCTCTGGCCCGCCGGAATGACGGATCCGCTCGACACGGCGGGAACCGGGGGAGTGCTGGTGGGCGCCGAAGCCGTCCACCGGGTACTGGTCTGCTGGCTGCGCGAGGCATCGGGGCCGCAGGTGCCGCTGCCCCCGGACGCCGTTCCGGCCCCGAACGCCGACGAGCAGCGGCCGTCCGCGGGCGACGCGGTGCCCGGCGCCCTGGGCTGA
- a CDS encoding isopenicillin N synthase family dioxygenase, protein MNQNRSTPPPAGYGLAELDREARMGGRGTETTAREIRRIDLADFDRRKAVITEELWEAATDAGFFQIFNHGIGQADVDRAFAASRAFFALPEETKAQYPLREGLNSGWESRSQVRPSIGTPDDKESYQVTRPRMADLWPDDREVAGFRTTVLDFEAQCWGVAMRVLSCFADRLGFATDFFATAHDPAADSYRSTLRLLHYFALPEAAGEEAGDGPPTWRAGAHTDFDCLTLLFQQEGQGGLQVCPGKEAEGGAWTPVTPSADAITCNIGDMLMRWSDDRLPSTFHRVRSPGPDEYRGARHSLAFFAQANSDVVIESPGSTYPPITAEEYLRMRIGANFAGQHTG, encoded by the coding sequence GTGAACCAGAACCGTTCGACTCCCCCTCCCGCCGGATACGGCCTCGCCGAGCTCGACAGGGAAGCCCGCATGGGCGGCCGGGGCACGGAGACCACGGCCCGCGAGATCCGGCGTATCGACCTGGCGGACTTCGACCGCCGCAAGGCCGTCATCACGGAGGAACTGTGGGAGGCCGCGACCGACGCCGGCTTCTTCCAGATCTTCAACCACGGCATCGGACAGGCCGATGTCGACCGGGCGTTCGCCGCATCGCGGGCGTTCTTCGCGCTCCCCGAAGAGACCAAGGCGCAGTACCCGCTGCGCGAGGGGCTCAACTCCGGCTGGGAGAGCCGGAGTCAGGTGCGCCCCTCGATCGGTACCCCCGACGACAAGGAGTCGTACCAGGTCACGCGACCGCGCATGGCCGACCTGTGGCCGGACGACCGGGAGGTCGCGGGCTTCCGGACGACCGTGCTCGACTTCGAGGCGCAGTGCTGGGGCGTGGCCATGCGCGTGCTCTCCTGCTTCGCCGACCGGCTGGGCTTCGCCACGGACTTCTTCGCGACCGCGCACGACCCGGCCGCGGACTCGTACCGCAGCACGCTGCGCCTGCTGCACTACTTCGCGCTGCCCGAGGCGGCGGGCGAGGAGGCGGGCGACGGCCCGCCCACGTGGCGGGCGGGCGCCCACACCGATTTCGACTGCCTCACCCTGCTCTTCCAGCAGGAAGGACAGGGCGGCCTCCAGGTCTGCCCCGGGAAGGAGGCGGAGGGCGGGGCATGGACCCCGGTCACACCGTCCGCGGATGCCATCACCTGCAACATCGGCGACATGCTGATGCGGTGGAGCGACGACCGGCTGCCCTCCACCTTCCACCGGGTCAGGAGTCCGGGCCCGGACGAGTACCGGGGAGCACGCCACAGCCTGGCGTTCTTCGCCCAGGCCAACAGTGACGTGGTGATCGAGAGCCCCGGCTCCACCTATCCGCCGATCACCGCGGAGGAGTATCTGCGCATGCGGATCGGCGCCAACTTCGCGGGGCAGCACACCGGCTGA
- the ligA gene encoding NAD-dependent DNA ligase LigA, whose product MTTNSADVLADAPAYAAAVDQAAQAAAAYYATGESTLDDDAYDRLVRGIAAYEEENPQDVLDTSPTGKVAGGAAVGDVPHTVPMLSLDNVFSAEQFVTWTASLERRIGRPVAAWSVEPKLDGLAVAARYQEGRLERLITRGDGTAGEDVSHAIGTVVGLPERLDAPVTIEVRGEVLMTTEQFEQANTVRTEHGGAPFANPRNGAAGTLRAKDRPYRVEMTFFAYGALPLPDSGELTGTLAELPHSEVLAYVSGLGVHTAGDTEVAPRTVTTVEEVQSRVEEVAALRASLPFGIDGIVIKADLAADQREAGSGTRAPRWAIAYKLPAVEKVTRLLGVEWNVGRTGIIAPRAILEPVEIDGSTVGFATLHNPADITRRDLRLGDRVMVYKAGDIIPRIEAPVAHLRTGEEQPIEFPQTCPQCDSEIDTSEQRWRCTRGRNCRLVASVSYAAGRDQLDIEGLGSTRVVQLVDAGLVADFADLFTLEREQLLALDRMGETSTDNLLAAIETARSRPLSRVFCALGVRGTGRSMSRRIARYFATMDRIVAADAETLQRVDGIGKEKAAGVVAELAELAPLIEKLVSAGVSMTEPGATPPPEPGAEADAEAGAGEGRPELPLDGMTVVVTGAMTGPLEKLSRNQMNELIERAGGKSSSSVSKRTSLLVAGEKAGSKRTKAEDLGVRIAAPDEFAELVEAFLAVEA is encoded by the coding sequence ATGACGACGAACTCAGCTGATGTGCTCGCCGACGCGCCCGCGTACGCCGCCGCTGTCGACCAGGCCGCGCAGGCCGCCGCCGCGTACTACGCCACGGGCGAGAGCACGCTCGACGACGACGCGTACGACCGCCTGGTGCGGGGGATCGCCGCCTACGAGGAGGAGAACCCCCAGGACGTGCTGGACACGTCCCCCACGGGCAAGGTCGCGGGCGGGGCCGCCGTCGGGGACGTACCGCACACCGTCCCCATGCTCTCCCTGGACAACGTCTTCTCCGCCGAGCAGTTCGTCACCTGGACCGCTTCCCTGGAGCGGCGCATCGGCAGACCCGTCGCCGCCTGGAGCGTGGAGCCGAAGCTCGACGGTCTGGCTGTCGCGGCGCGCTACCAGGAGGGCCGGCTGGAACGGCTGATCACCCGGGGCGACGGGACCGCGGGCGAGGACGTGTCACATGCGATCGGCACCGTCGTCGGCCTTCCCGAGCGGCTCGACGCGCCGGTGACGATCGAGGTGCGCGGCGAGGTCCTCATGACCACCGAGCAGTTCGAACAGGCCAACACGGTGCGTACGGAGCACGGCGGCGCCCCTTTCGCCAACCCGCGCAACGGCGCGGCCGGCACGCTCCGCGCCAAGGACCGCCCGTACCGGGTCGAGATGACGTTCTTCGCGTACGGTGCGCTCCCGCTGCCCGACTCCGGCGAACTGACCGGGACCCTGGCCGAGCTCCCGCACAGCGAGGTCCTCGCGTACGTCTCCGGGCTCGGCGTACACACGGCGGGGGACACGGAGGTGGCGCCGCGCACCGTCACCACCGTCGAGGAGGTGCAGTCCAGGGTCGAGGAAGTCGCCGCGCTGCGCGCCTCGTTGCCGTTCGGCATCGACGGCATCGTGATCAAGGCGGATCTGGCCGCCGACCAGCGCGAGGCCGGGTCCGGCACACGGGCGCCGCGCTGGGCCATCGCGTACAAGCTCCCGGCCGTCGAGAAGGTCACCCGGCTCCTGGGGGTCGAGTGGAACGTCGGCCGTACCGGCATCATCGCGCCGCGCGCCATCCTGGAACCGGTCGAGATCGACGGATCGACCGTCGGCTTCGCGACCCTGCACAACCCGGCCGACATCACCCGGCGGGATCTGCGCCTGGGCGACCGGGTGATGGTCTACAAGGCGGGCGACATCATCCCCCGCATCGAGGCGCCCGTCGCCCATCTGCGGACCGGTGAGGAACAGCCGATCGAGTTCCCGCAGACCTGCCCGCAGTGCGACTCCGAGATCGACACGAGCGAGCAGCGCTGGCGGTGCACGCGCGGGCGCAACTGCCGTCTGGTCGCGTCCGTTTCGTACGCGGCGGGCCGCGACCAGCTCGATATCGAGGGCCTCGGCTCCACTCGCGTCGTCCAGCTCGTCGACGCCGGTCTCGTCGCCGACTTCGCCGACCTCTTCACCCTGGAACGCGAGCAGCTGCTCGCCCTGGACCGGATGGGCGAGACCTCCACCGACAATCTGCTGGCCGCCATCGAGACCGCCCGCAGCCGCCCGCTCTCCCGGGTGTTCTGCGCCCTCGGGGTGCGCGGCACGGGGCGCTCCATGTCCCGGCGGATCGCCCGGTACTTCGCCACCATGGACCGGATCGTCGCCGCGGACGCCGAGACGCTTCAGCGGGTCGACGGCATCGGCAAGGAGAAGGCGGCGGGCGTGGTCGCGGAGCTGGCGGAGCTCGCCCCGCTGATCGAGAAGCTGGTGAGCGCCGGCGTCAGCATGACGGAGCCCGGTGCGACGCCGCCGCCGGAGCCCGGCGCGGAGGCGGACGCGGAAGCGGGCGCCGGCGAGGGACGGCCGGAGCTGCCTCTCGACGGGATGACGGTGGTCGTCACCGGGGCCATGACGGGTCCGCTGGAGAAGCTGTCCCGCAACCAGATGAACGAGCTGATCGAGCGTGCGGGCGGGAAGTCCTCGTCCAGTGTCTCCAAGCGGACGAGTCTGCTGGTCGCGGGGGAGAAGGCCGGTTCCAAGCGCACCAAGGCGGAGGATCTCGGTGTCCGGATCGCGGCTCCGGACGAGTTCGCCGAGCTGGTCGAGGCATTTCTCGCTGTGGAAGCCTGA
- a CDS encoding rod shape-determining protein — MSSLRESRRHGRPVHRRQVQGQPGHGRPPGMRGLAIDLGSSRTRAWVPGRGLVLDPLTEDAARRPVRRGRIVDPESCGRLLGRIADAALGPDRSDTVMVLSLPVLAGAEHRRAAKELLTALGPAGVVVLDSARAAAAYADPRGGGPLLVIDMGAELTEVTLLVDGMVADARQAESGLSDPAADSVPGAVVRSVLEMIMSMWRQDRNGALRGALRKGPLLAGGGALRPDITNRIAVRLGVPVRLADDPSTAVVRGAGLILGSVLRHPAAAHAAPPGRPR, encoded by the coding sequence ATGAGTTCTTTGCGCGAGAGTCGGCGACACGGCCGGCCGGTCCACCGGCGGCAGGTCCAGGGGCAGCCGGGCCACGGACGCCCCCCGGGCATGCGTGGCCTCGCCATCGATCTCGGCAGCTCCCGGACCCGGGCCTGGGTCCCGGGGCGCGGACTCGTCCTCGACCCCCTGACGGAGGACGCCGCCCGGCGGCCCGTCCGACGCGGACGCATCGTCGACCCCGAATCCTGCGGCAGGCTGCTCGGCCGCATCGCCGACGCGGCGCTGGGACCCGACCGCAGTGACACCGTGATGGTCCTCAGCCTTCCCGTCCTCGCCGGTGCCGAGCACCGCAGGGCGGCGAAGGAGCTCCTCACCGCGCTCGGGCCCGCCGGCGTCGTCGTCCTCGACAGCGCCAGGGCCGCCGCCGCGTACGCGGACCCCCGCGGCGGCGGTCCGCTGCTCGTCATCGACATGGGCGCCGAACTGACCGAAGTCACCCTGCTCGTCGACGGGATGGTCGCGGACGCCCGCCAGGCGGAGTCCGGCCTCAGCGACCCCGCGGCCGATTCCGTGCCCGGCGCCGTCGTCCGTTCCGTGCTGGAAATGATCATGTCGATGTGGCGGCAGGACCGGAACGGAGCGCTCCGCGGCGCCCTGCGCAAGGGACCCCTGCTGGCCGGCGGCGGGGCCCTGCGCCCCGACATCACCAACCGGATCGCGGTCCGCCTCGGTGTGCCGGTCCGTCTCGCCGACGACCCCTCGACCGCGGTCGTGCGCGGGGCCGGGCTGATTCTCGGCTCCGTCCTGCGCCACCCGGCAGCGGCACACGCAGCCCCTCCCGGCCGCCCGAGGTGA
- the secD gene encoding protein translocase subunit SecD translates to MTRATTVRAVLAAAVLLVSVYITLTMSPALGLDLRGGTRMVLQAKDSATAVADRESTDRTLEVLRQRIDSLGVAEPTLTRSGEDRIIVELPDVQDPRKAAEVLGRTAQLTFHAVQGPGSPEAKGDKDRLSLPDERGRHLALGPAQLSGAGVKDATAVFDAQQGAGWTVDLAFHKDAARDWTALTGKAACHPAQDDRRRVAIVLDQQVISSPQVDPSVGCDVGIPSGSTRITGSFSADEARELALLVQGGALPVPVEIVEQRTVGPTLGAAAIDASAAAALIGATATALFITFVYRLFGALAAVALAAYGVISYAALVALGVTLTLPGLAGFVLAIGMAVDANVLVFERAREECADRPSRSLRSALAAGFRNARSAVADSNVTTLIAAGLLFLLGSGPVKGFGVTLAIGVLASMFSALVIARALTETAARSRFVSDYRGVNGIARPGRVRTWLTRRDPRLFASPRRWLMVSIAVVAFAVLGILVRGVGLGVEFTGGRLVEYSTSRPVDVETARTAIAAAGFGDAEVTTAGAGDLSVRTGELDNDEEHALRAALAAEGGETAKVRDELIGPSLGDELRRNALIALAVAVSVQLAYLAVRFRWTFAVASVGALVHDIVVLVGAFAWLGRTVDGIFLAALLTVIGYSVNDSVVVFDRVRELWARNRRLPLATVADRAVLQTVPRTVNTGMGALFILVALAVLGGDSLADFALALLIGVCVGTYSSVLTAVPLALVLERSSKAPPPVRTSKRRTAPAPRGGTLDNGARV, encoded by the coding sequence ATGACTCGCGCCACCACGGTGCGAGCGGTTCTGGCTGCCGCCGTTCTGCTCGTCTCCGTGTACATCACGCTGACCATGTCACCCGCACTCGGCCTCGATCTGCGGGGCGGCACCCGCATGGTGCTCCAGGCCAAGGACTCCGCCACCGCCGTGGCGGACCGGGAGAGCACCGACCGCACCCTGGAGGTCCTCCGCCAGCGCATCGACTCCCTCGGTGTCGCCGAGCCGACGCTGACCCGCTCGGGCGAGGACCGGATCATCGTCGAACTGCCCGACGTGCAGGACCCGCGCAAGGCCGCCGAGGTCCTCGGCAGAACCGCCCAGCTGACCTTCCACGCCGTGCAGGGACCGGGTAGTCCCGAGGCGAAGGGCGACAAGGACCGGCTGTCCCTGCCCGACGAGCGGGGCCGCCACCTCGCGCTCGGCCCCGCGCAGCTCTCCGGCGCCGGGGTGAAGGACGCGACCGCCGTCTTCGACGCCCAGCAGGGCGCCGGCTGGACCGTGGACCTCGCCTTCCACAAGGACGCGGCCCGGGACTGGACGGCGCTGACCGGCAAGGCCGCCTGTCACCCCGCCCAGGACGACCGGCGCAGGGTCGCGATCGTCCTGGACCAGCAGGTGATCTCCTCGCCGCAGGTGGACCCCTCGGTCGGCTGCGACGTGGGCATCCCGTCCGGATCGACCCGCATCACCGGTTCCTTCTCGGCCGACGAAGCCCGCGAACTCGCGCTCCTCGTCCAGGGCGGCGCGCTCCCCGTCCCCGTGGAGATCGTCGAACAGCGGACCGTCGGCCCGACGCTCGGCGCCGCGGCCATCGACGCCAGTGCCGCTGCCGCCCTCATCGGAGCCACCGCCACCGCCCTCTTCATCACCTTCGTGTACCGGCTCTTCGGCGCGCTCGCCGCCGTCGCCCTCGCCGCGTACGGCGTCATCTCCTACGCCGCGCTGGTCGCCCTCGGCGTCACGCTCACGCTTCCCGGGCTCGCCGGGTTCGTCCTCGCCATCGGGATGGCGGTCGATGCCAACGTGCTTGTCTTCGAGCGGGCCCGCGAAGAGTGCGCGGACCGCCCGAGCCGGTCCCTGCGCTCCGCGCTCGCCGCAGGATTCCGTAACGCCCGCAGCGCCGTGGCCGACTCGAACGTGACGACCCTCATTGCGGCGGGACTCCTCTTCCTCCTGGGCTCCGGACCCGTCAAGGGCTTCGGCGTCACGCTCGCGATCGGCGTGCTCGCGTCGATGTTCTCCGCGCTCGTCATCGCCCGCGCGCTCACCGAGACGGCGGCCCGATCACGGTTCGTCAGCGACTACCGGGGCGTCAACGGCATCGCCCGTCCCGGCCGCGTACGGACGTGGCTGACCCGCCGCGATCCGCGGCTGTTCGCGTCACCGCGCCGCTGGCTGATGGTCTCCATCGCCGTGGTCGCCTTCGCCGTGCTCGGCATCCTCGTGCGCGGGGTCGGCCTCGGCGTCGAGTTCACCGGCGGACGTCTCGTCGAGTACTCCACCAGCCGCCCCGTCGACGTGGAGACCGCCCGCACGGCCATCGCCGCCGCCGGCTTCGGGGACGCCGAGGTCACCACGGCGGGCGCGGGGGACCTCTCCGTACGCACCGGAGAGCTCGACAACGACGAGGAGCACGCGCTCCGTGCGGCGCTGGCCGCCGAGGGAGGGGAAACGGCCAAGGTGCGCGACGAGCTGATCGGCCCCAGCCTCGGCGACGAACTGCGGCGCAACGCCCTGATCGCCCTCGCCGTCGCCGTGTCCGTCCAGCTCGCCTATCTGGCCGTCCGGTTCCGCTGGACGTTCGCCGTGGCATCGGTCGGAGCGCTGGTCCACGACATCGTCGTACTCGTCGGCGCCTTCGCCTGGCTGGGGCGCACCGTCGACGGCATCTTCCTGGCGGCCCTGCTCACCGTCATCGGCTACTCCGTCAACGACTCGGTGGTGGTCTTCGACCGGGTCCGCGAGCTGTGGGCCAGGAACCGGAGGCTGCCGCTCGCCACCGTCGCCGACCGGGCCGTCCTGCAGACCGTCCCCAGAACCGTCAACACCGGCATGGGCGCGCTCTTCATCCTCGTCGCGCTCGCCGTGCTCGGCGGCGACTCCCTGGCGGACTTCGCCCTCGCCCTGCTCATCGGCGTCTGCGTCGGTACGTACTCCTCGGTGCTCACCGCGGTGCCGCTCGCCCTCGTTCTGGAAAGGAGCAGCAAGGCCCCGCCGCCGGTCCGCACCTCCAAGCGCAGGACGGCCCCCGCGCCGCGCGGCGGCACGCTCGACAACGGCGCCAGGGTCTGA
- a CDS encoding 4a-hydroxytetrahydrobiopterin dehydratase: MPDEPLSQEEIEARLGDLPGWTLEGSRIARSYRLPSHFAAAALTVHVAQIQEELGHHSDLTLGYNTVGLSVNTHSAGGAVTEKDLALATRVEAVAPAHGAR, from the coding sequence ATGCCCGATGAACCGCTGTCGCAGGAAGAGATCGAGGCGCGGCTGGGTGACCTGCCCGGCTGGACGCTGGAGGGGAGCCGGATCGCCCGCAGTTACCGGCTCCCCTCGCACTTCGCCGCCGCCGCCCTGACCGTCCATGTCGCGCAGATCCAGGAGGAGCTCGGCCACCACTCGGATCTGACGCTCGGCTACAACACCGTCGGGCTGTCCGTGAACACGCACTCCGCGGGCGGTGCGGTGACCGAGAAGGACCTGGCCCTGGCGACGCGGGTGGAGGCCGTCGCTCCGGCCCACGGCGCCCGGTGA